The following coding sequences lie in one Gemmatimonadaceae bacterium genomic window:
- the accC gene encoding acetyl-CoA carboxylase biotin carboxylase subunit — MFKKVLIANRGEIALRVIRACRELGIQTVAVYSEADRESLHVRFADDDVCIGPAPARESYLKIPRLIAAAEITGADAIHPGYGFLAENAEFAETCAASGITFIGPTPQQIRMMGDKAAARAKMIENGVPVVPGTPGPVEDPEAALGFARQIGFPVIIKAAAGGGGKGMRVANDEDEFLRSFQMARTEALSAFGNGDVYVEKYLRRPRHIEFQVLGDTHGNVIHLGERDCSVQRRHQKLIEESPSPAMTPALRERMGEAAVLGAKAIEYVGAGTVEMLLDTDGSFYFMEMNTRIQVEHPVTEMITCVDLVKEQIRVAAGEPLKHKETPPMRGHVIECRINAEDPFQNFQPSPGKIEVFHLPGGNGVRVDTHAYAGYTVPPFYDSMIAKLIVHGEDRPEALAKMRLALDTFIVQGVTTTIPFLSKVMSHPEFVRGDVHTKFLEVEGKDLFEG; from the coding sequence TCTACAGCGAGGCCGATCGCGAGTCGCTGCACGTGCGCTTTGCCGATGACGATGTCTGCATCGGTCCGGCGCCCGCGCGCGAGAGCTACCTCAAGATCCCGCGCCTGATCGCCGCCGCCGAGATCACCGGCGCCGACGCCATCCACCCCGGCTACGGCTTCCTCGCCGAGAACGCCGAGTTCGCCGAGACGTGCGCGGCGAGCGGCATCACCTTCATCGGGCCCACGCCGCAGCAGATCCGGATGATGGGCGACAAGGCCGCGGCGCGCGCCAAGATGATCGAGAATGGCGTCCCCGTCGTGCCCGGCACGCCCGGTCCCGTCGAGGATCCCGAGGCCGCGCTCGGTTTCGCGCGGCAGATCGGCTTCCCCGTCATCATCAAGGCCGCCGCCGGCGGGGGCGGCAAGGGGATGCGCGTCGCCAACGACGAGGACGAGTTCCTGCGGTCGTTCCAGATGGCGCGCACCGAGGCGCTCTCCGCCTTCGGCAACGGCGATGTGTACGTCGAGAAGTACCTGCGCCGGCCGCGCCACATCGAGTTCCAGGTGCTCGGCGACACGCACGGCAACGTCATCCACCTCGGCGAGCGCGACTGCTCCGTGCAGCGGCGGCACCAGAAGCTCATCGAGGAGTCGCCCTCGCCCGCGATGACTCCCGCGCTCCGCGAGCGGATGGGCGAGGCGGCGGTGCTCGGCGCCAAGGCCATCGAGTACGTCGGCGCCGGCACCGTGGAGATGCTGCTCGACACCGACGGGTCGTTCTACTTCATGGAGATGAACACCCGCATCCAGGTGGAGCATCCCGTCACCGAGATGATCACGTGCGTGGATCTCGTGAAGGAGCAGATCCGCGTCGCGGCCGGCGAACCGCTCAAGCACAAGGAAACACCGCCGATGCGCGGGCACGTCATCGAGTGCCGCATCAATGCGGAGGATCCGTTCCAGAACTTCCAGCCCTCACCCGGCAAGATCGAGGTCTTCCATCTCCCCGGCGGCAACGGCGTGCGCGTGGACACGCACGCCTACGCCGGCTACACCGTCCCGCCGTTCTATGACTCGATGATCGCCAAGCTCATCGTCCACGGCGAAGACCGCCCCGAAGCGCTGGCCAAGATGCGGCTGGCCCTCGACACGTTCATCGTGCAGGGCGTGACGACCACCATTCCGTTCCTGAGCAAGGTGATGAGCCATCCGGAGTTCGTGCGGGGGGATGTGCATACGAAATTCCTTGAGGTGGAAGGGAAGGATCTCTTCGAGGGGTGA
- a CDS encoding four helix bundle protein codes for MDIALLEELGRWEASVSPAETGDPIWKLHAYRVSRYLLDCCLADIADAHPPLHAQSADQLRRAVASISANLSEGYSRRTPNDRVRFYAYALGSVREATVWYMSLRAHLHADRLERRVDLIAQLRRLVLGMHANVSRTGGWTTKGTAIGTRRG; via the coding sequence ATGGACATCGCTCTACTCGAGGAGCTCGGCCGGTGGGAGGCAAGCGTTTCGCCCGCGGAGACGGGAGACCCGATCTGGAAACTGCACGCTTATCGAGTTTCCCGGTACCTGCTCGATTGCTGTCTCGCTGATATTGCCGACGCGCATCCGCCGCTGCATGCGCAGAGCGCGGACCAGCTTCGTCGCGCGGTCGCGTCGATCAGCGCAAACCTGAGCGAGGGATACTCGCGGCGCACTCCGAACGACCGGGTGCGCTTCTATGCGTACGCACTCGGTTCTGTGCGCGAAGCAACCGTGTGGTACATGAGCCTGCGCGCCCACCTGCATGCGGACCGGCTGGAACGACGCGTGGATCTCATCGCGCAGCTGCGCCGGCTGGTGCTGGGAATGCACGCGAATGTCAGCAGGACGGGAGGATGGACGACGAAGGGGACTGCGATCGGAACGAGGAGGGGGTAG